One stretch of Zhihengliuella flava DNA includes these proteins:
- a CDS encoding FecCD family ABC transporter permease, which translates to MTEAVAPSRRTPSRTVRVGFAGVLALALVASVFASLAVGSNPLPLSEVWAALTGQGTAEGHYVIWEQRIPRTLAGLLAGVALGVAGALVQAFTRNPLADPGILGVNAGAALFVTLGIAFWGATTASTYGWLACVGALVVTAAVYLIGSSRTGPASPVQLTVVGVAVGAVLSGITTAIVLTHPETFDKTRGWNAGSLLERGLDVSLPLLPLLAIGLVCAACAVPGLNSTVLGSDVARSQGVNVARLQILVLLAVTFLAGAATALAGPITFVGLMIPHLVRWSLGTDQRVIFLGSVLAAPVLMLAADVLGRVIIMPSEMPVGIVTAFVGAPVLIALVRRSQASAL; encoded by the coding sequence ATGACAGAGGCCGTCGCCCCCAGCCGGCGCACCCCATCCCGCACCGTGCGGGTGGGGTTCGCCGGCGTTCTGGCGTTGGCGCTCGTGGCGTCCGTGTTCGCGTCCCTCGCCGTCGGCTCCAACCCGCTGCCGCTGTCTGAGGTGTGGGCGGCACTCACCGGCCAGGGCACGGCAGAGGGCCACTACGTGATCTGGGAACAACGCATCCCACGGACTCTGGCAGGCTTGCTCGCCGGCGTCGCGCTGGGTGTCGCCGGCGCGCTGGTCCAGGCCTTCACGCGCAATCCTTTGGCTGATCCCGGGATCTTGGGCGTCAACGCCGGCGCCGCGCTCTTCGTGACGCTAGGCATCGCGTTCTGGGGCGCGACGACGGCGTCCACCTACGGCTGGTTGGCCTGCGTGGGGGCGCTCGTCGTCACGGCCGCCGTGTACTTGATCGGTTCGTCGCGGACCGGCCCGGCCAGCCCCGTCCAGCTCACCGTGGTGGGCGTGGCCGTGGGTGCGGTGCTCAGCGGGATCACCACGGCGATTGTCCTCACCCATCCGGAAACGTTTGACAAGACGCGCGGCTGGAACGCGGGAAGCCTCCTCGAGCGAGGCCTCGACGTCTCGCTGCCGCTGCTGCCATTGCTCGCCATCGGCCTCGTGTGCGCCGCCTGCGCGGTGCCGGGGCTGAACTCTACGGTGCTTGGCTCCGACGTCGCACGCTCACAGGGGGTCAACGTGGCGCGGCTGCAGATTCTTGTCCTGCTCGCCGTGACCTTCTTGGCCGGCGCGGCGACCGCCCTGGCCGGGCCCATCACCTTCGTTGGCCTCATGATTCCGCACCTGGTCCGGTGGAGTCTGGGCACGGACCAGCGCGTCATCTTCCTCGGCTCCGTCTTGGCCGCTCCCGTGTTGATGCTCGCTGCGGACGTGCTGGGGCGCGTCATCATCATGCCGAGCGAAATGCCCGTCGGCATCGTCACGGCCTTTGTCGGCGCCCCAGTGCTTATCGCGCTCGTGCGGCGCAGTCAGGCGAGTGCCCTATGA
- a CDS encoding FecCD family ABC transporter permease yields the protein MSRVSFVADRWHVRLGAASLIWSRRTAAITAIMVAAAVVIGLVSLALGDYTLTLPQVIAALGDADAGLARTVVVEWRLPRAVAAAVFGAALAVSGAIFQTMTRNPLASPDIIGLSHGSMTGMLIALVFFGGHWAVHMTGALAGGIGAAIVIYLLSYRAGLQGFRFIIVGIGISAMLAAANTWFLLEADLETAMTASAWGAGTLNRIQPDVLAPVLIVIAVLLVALLAAVPVLRQMDLGDDVAAVTGVRLNRARLLLIVAAVALVAAVTVVAGPISFVALAAPQIARRLCASPTISLTAAGAVGALMLLVSDVIAQHVVPLTIPVGVVTVVIGGAYLIWLLSREVRRNLS from the coding sequence ATGAGCCGGGTGTCCTTCGTGGCCGACCGGTGGCACGTGCGCCTCGGGGCTGCATCCCTCATTTGGTCCCGCCGGACGGCAGCGATCACGGCCATCATGGTGGCCGCCGCCGTCGTCATCGGGCTCGTGTCCCTAGCCCTGGGCGACTACACGCTGACCTTGCCGCAGGTCATCGCTGCCCTCGGCGACGCCGACGCGGGGTTGGCCCGCACGGTCGTCGTGGAGTGGAGGCTGCCGCGGGCGGTGGCAGCGGCCGTATTCGGGGCGGCTCTGGCCGTCTCCGGCGCCATTTTCCAGACCATGACGCGTAACCCGCTGGCCAGCCCGGACATCATCGGCCTGTCCCATGGGTCCATGACGGGCATGCTGATCGCATTGGTGTTCTTCGGCGGGCACTGGGCCGTTCATATGACGGGCGCACTGGCTGGCGGCATCGGCGCGGCGATCGTCATCTATCTCTTGTCCTACCGTGCGGGACTGCAGGGCTTCCGGTTCATCATCGTGGGTATCGGTATTTCCGCGATGCTCGCGGCCGCCAATACGTGGTTCCTGCTGGAAGCGGACTTGGAGACGGCCATGACGGCCTCCGCCTGGGGCGCCGGCACCCTCAATCGGATCCAGCCGGACGTGCTGGCTCCGGTGCTCATCGTCATCGCGGTCCTGCTGGTGGCTCTGCTGGCCGCTGTTCCCGTCTTGCGGCAGATGGACCTCGGTGACGACGTCGCCGCGGTGACGGGCGTGCGCCTGAACCGTGCGCGATTGCTGCTCATCGTCGCCGCGGTGGCCCTGGTGGCGGCCGTGACCGTGGTGGCTGGCCCGATCTCCTTCGTCGCGCTGGCCGCACCGCAAATCGCCCGCCGCTTGTGCGCGAGCCCGACCATCTCGCTCACGGCGGCCGGAGCCGTCGGCGCCCTCATGCTGCTGGTCTCCGATGTCATTGCCCAGCATGTGGTGCCGTTGACGATCCCCGTCGGCGTCGTCACGGTGGTGATCGGCGGCGCCTATCTGATCTGGTTGTTGTCCCGAGAAGTTCGGAGGAATCTGTCATGA
- a CDS encoding ABC transporter ATP-binding protein, producing MTSRSLQADHVTLGYDGRTITEGLTFDVAPGSFTVIIGPNACGKSTLLKSLAGLLPPRAGRILLNGQDLARWSTKQAARELGLLPQTAVSPDGITVAELVSRGRYAHQRLFRQWAAEDEQAVAEAMGLTGVAELAARRVDDLSGGQRQRVWIAMVLAQEAPTVLLDEPTTYLDVSHQLDVLNVLHELNLRGRTVVAVLHDLNQAARYASHLVVMRQGSIVAQGAPAEVLTSELVHDVFSLPNRVIADPVTGTPLVIPLDRRAAAH from the coding sequence ATGACGTCGCGGAGCTTGCAGGCGGACCACGTCACGTTGGGCTATGACGGCCGCACGATTACCGAAGGACTGACCTTCGATGTGGCGCCGGGGAGCTTCACGGTGATCATCGGCCCCAATGCGTGTGGCAAGTCCACGCTATTGAAATCCCTGGCGGGGCTGCTGCCACCACGAGCCGGGCGGATCCTCCTCAACGGGCAAGACTTGGCGCGTTGGTCGACCAAACAGGCGGCGCGGGAACTCGGCTTGCTGCCCCAAACGGCGGTCTCCCCAGATGGCATTACCGTCGCAGAGCTGGTCTCCCGCGGACGGTATGCGCATCAGCGCCTCTTCCGGCAGTGGGCGGCCGAGGACGAGCAGGCGGTGGCGGAGGCCATGGGTTTGACGGGCGTCGCCGAGCTAGCGGCGCGGCGCGTCGACGACCTGTCCGGAGGGCAGCGGCAGCGCGTCTGGATTGCCATGGTTCTCGCCCAAGAGGCCCCGACCGTCCTGTTGGACGAGCCGACCACCTATCTCGACGTCTCCCACCAGCTCGACGTGCTCAACGTTCTCCACGAACTGAACCTGCGCGGACGCACCGTCGTGGCGGTGTTGCACGACTTGAATCAGGCGGCCCGCTACGCGAGCCACCTGGTGGTCATGCGGCAGGGGAGCATCGTGGCCCAAGGCGCGCCCGCGGAGGTGCTGACCTCGGAGCTCGTTCACGACGTCTTCTCGCTGCCCAATCGCGTCATCGCGGACCCGGTCACCGGGACGCCGTTGGTGATTCCCTTAGACCGCCGCGCCGCAGCGCACTAG
- a CDS encoding amino acid ABC transporter ATP-binding protein: protein MSDSTPSFTAAGVTISGLRKSYGSNEVLKDISLSVNPGEVVCLIGPSGSGKSTLLRCVNLLEQPNGGTIDVGGYDVTDPDLDIDEMRRHVGMVFQQFNLFPHLTVLENCTVAQLKVLKRSKDEAQRVAQQNLTKVGLGEFADRYPDQLSGGQQQRVAIARALSMDPQLMLFDEPTSALDPETVGEVLAIMRNLAKDGMTMLVVTHEMAFARDVADRVVFMDGGVVVEEGPAAQVIGDPQTPRMQDFLKRVLDPTHVDLG from the coding sequence ATGTCTGATTCGACCCCCAGCTTCACCGCAGCCGGCGTCACCATCTCCGGGCTGCGCAAGTCCTACGGCTCCAACGAGGTCCTCAAGGACATCAGCCTCAGTGTCAACCCGGGCGAGGTGGTGTGCCTGATCGGCCCATCCGGCTCCGGCAAATCGACGCTGCTGCGGTGCGTCAACCTCCTCGAACAACCCAACGGCGGCACGATCGACGTCGGCGGCTACGACGTGACGGACCCGGACCTCGACATCGACGAGATGCGCCGGCACGTGGGAATGGTCTTCCAGCAGTTCAACCTCTTCCCGCACCTGACCGTGCTGGAGAACTGCACGGTCGCGCAGCTGAAGGTCCTCAAGCGCTCCAAGGACGAGGCCCAGCGTGTGGCGCAGCAGAACCTCACCAAGGTGGGACTCGGCGAGTTTGCGGACCGCTACCCGGATCAGCTCTCCGGCGGTCAGCAGCAGCGTGTGGCGATTGCCCGCGCCCTGTCCATGGACCCGCAGCTCATGCTCTTCGACGAGCCGACGAGCGCGTTGGACCCGGAAACGGTCGGTGAAGTCCTCGCGATCATGCGCAATCTCGCCAAGGATGGCATGACCATGCTGGTGGTCACCCATGAGATGGCGTTCGCCCGCGACGTCGCGGATCGCGTGGTGTTCATGGATGGCGGCGTGGTCGTCGAAGAGGGCCCAGCCGCCCAAGTGATTGGTGACCCGCAGACTCCGCGCATGCAGGACTTCCTCAAGCGCGTCCTCGACCCCACCCACGTGGACCTCGGTTAG
- a CDS encoding amino acid ABC transporter permease — translation MAMTARQRARTSKGIQAGIFAGAVIALALVIDWPTVRSAFFAFEKLDGIFPEIITVGLKNTIFYTVISFAFGLVLGLVLALMKMASFAPYRWIATGYIEFFRGIPGLLVFLAFGVGVPTAFPGVVWPTWVVVMVSLGMISAAYIAETLRAGLQAVPKGQYEAARSLGMPGWRAMVTIVIPQAFKIVMPPLTNEFILVTKDTSLIFVLGLTLADYELTKFGRDGIMQFSAGITPLVLAGAMYLIITLPLSQLARKFESRSARAKR, via the coding sequence ATGGCCATGACCGCTCGCCAACGGGCGCGCACCAGTAAGGGCATCCAGGCCGGAATATTTGCTGGCGCGGTCATCGCCCTCGCGCTCGTCATCGACTGGCCCACCGTCCGCTCGGCGTTCTTCGCCTTCGAGAAGCTGGACGGCATCTTCCCCGAGATCATCACGGTCGGGCTGAAGAACACCATCTTCTACACCGTGATCTCCTTCGCGTTCGGGCTGGTGCTCGGCCTCGTGCTCGCGCTGATGAAGATGGCCAGCTTCGCGCCCTACCGGTGGATCGCCACCGGTTACATCGAGTTCTTCCGCGGCATCCCCGGCCTCTTGGTCTTCCTTGCCTTCGGTGTGGGCGTGCCTACGGCCTTTCCCGGCGTCGTCTGGCCTACGTGGGTCGTGGTCATGGTTTCCCTCGGCATGATCTCCGCCGCCTACATCGCGGAGACCCTCCGCGCTGGGCTTCAAGCCGTGCCCAAGGGCCAGTACGAGGCCGCGCGCTCCTTGGGCATGCCCGGCTGGCGGGCCATGGTGACCATCGTCATCCCGCAGGCCTTCAAGATCGTCATGCCCCCGCTGACCAACGAATTCATTCTGGTCACCAAGGACACCTCGCTGATCTTTGTCCTCGGCCTCACGCTCGCCGATTACGAGCTCACCAAGTTCGGCCGCGACGGCATCATGCAGTTCAGCGCGGGCATCACGCCTCTGGTTCTGGCGGGCGCGATGTACCTCATCATCACGCTGCCGCTCAGCCAGCTGGCCCGCAAGTTCGAGTCCCGTTCCGCGCGGGCGAAGCGCTAG
- a CDS encoding ABC transporter substrate-binding protein, whose amino-acid sequence MKISTRALTGLAVTAAAGLALTACSSGDSAAQSSDADTGLTLMNEGKLTVCSDLPYEPFEFRDENGEIVGFDMDIASEIAADLDVELNVLDDGFEGIQSGLALNKCDISISSISITEERKGNMDFSTPYMDDDLTLVAPADGEIEDLESAAGKRVAVQTGTTGETYAQEQGLTAVGFEDAGLQLEALKAGTVDAALGNVSVLGYGIADEEGFERVEDYETGEQLGISIKKGNSAMAEAVNGTLERLDESDKLDELEEKWFGASN is encoded by the coding sequence ATGAAGATCTCCACTCGCGCCCTCACGGGCCTAGCCGTCACCGCCGCGGCAGGCCTGGCGTTGACCGCCTGCTCCTCCGGTGACTCCGCGGCTCAGTCCTCTGATGCCGACACCGGACTCACCCTGATGAACGAGGGCAAGCTCACGGTCTGCTCCGATCTGCCCTACGAGCCCTTCGAGTTCCGGGATGAGAACGGCGAGATCGTCGGCTTCGACATGGACATTGCCAGCGAGATCGCCGCCGACCTCGACGTCGAGCTCAACGTCCTCGACGACGGGTTCGAAGGCATCCAGTCCGGCCTCGCGTTGAACAAGTGCGACATCTCCATCTCCTCGATCTCCATCACCGAGGAGCGCAAGGGCAACATGGACTTCTCGACCCCCTACATGGACGACGACCTGACGCTGGTCGCCCCGGCCGATGGAGAGATCGAGGACCTCGAGTCCGCTGCGGGCAAGCGCGTCGCCGTGCAGACCGGCACCACGGGCGAGACCTACGCCCAGGAGCAGGGGCTCACCGCCGTGGGCTTCGAGGACGCCGGCCTCCAGCTCGAGGCGCTCAAGGCCGGCACCGTCGACGCAGCCCTGGGCAACGTGTCCGTCCTCGGTTACGGCATCGCCGATGAGGAGGGGTTCGAGCGAGTCGAGGACTACGAGACGGGCGAGCAGCTCGGCATCTCCATCAAGAAGGGCAACTCGGCGATGGCCGAGGCCGTCAACGGGACCCTGGAGCGTCTGGACGAGTCCGACAAGCTGGACGAGCTCGAAGAGAAGTGGTTCGGCGCCAGCAACTAA
- a CDS encoding isochorismate synthase, giving the protein MTEAPAAALPDHEVRAPTLHSATFERGPMAESGLLDYVVRSDALVWGRRGDGKVGFGAVARCDARGTDRFATARAWWADVSRRATAAPGQEPTAPGAGVVAFATFAFDATSAAASTLIVPRLVVGRSADSSWLTIISDDPSEELTLEQAEEELALALDEVDDEAELHRGGTLAAGHVSEDAFTACVAAGVAAIDAGELTKLVLARDAVAELDGPVAVAQVLRELALRYSDCWTYSVDGLIGATPEMLVRVDGATAQARVLAGTLDRSTAPADDPHYPHRVLAGDEKQRHEHQLAIDSLTAELGPLVSEMIAPAEPFVLQLPNVWHLASDVQAHLTPYDDGRTPSALDLAEVLHPTAAVCGTPTEAAAGLIRRLEGMDRGRYAGPVGWVDAEGNGEFGIALRGGVIESTSCIRLYAGCGIVAASDPAAELAESWAKMRPMREALNL; this is encoded by the coding sequence ATGACCGAAGCCCCCGCCGCTGCGCTGCCCGACCACGAGGTGCGCGCCCCGACCCTGCACAGTGCAACCTTCGAGCGCGGGCCGATGGCTGAATCCGGCCTGCTGGACTACGTGGTCCGTTCCGACGCCCTAGTGTGGGGCCGCCGCGGGGACGGCAAGGTGGGCTTCGGGGCGGTGGCCCGGTGCGATGCGCGCGGAACCGACCGGTTCGCTACCGCGCGTGCCTGGTGGGCGGACGTTTCCCGACGGGCCACAGCCGCCCCGGGCCAGGAACCCACCGCGCCCGGCGCGGGCGTCGTGGCCTTCGCTACCTTCGCGTTCGATGCCACCAGCGCCGCCGCGTCGACCTTGATCGTCCCCCGCCTCGTGGTGGGGCGCTCCGCCGATTCCAGCTGGCTCACGATCATTAGCGACGATCCGTCCGAGGAGCTCACGCTAGAACAGGCGGAGGAGGAACTCGCACTCGCGCTCGACGAGGTGGACGACGAGGCCGAGCTGCACCGCGGCGGAACCCTCGCGGCCGGGCACGTCAGTGAGGACGCGTTCACGGCCTGCGTCGCCGCTGGCGTCGCGGCCATCGACGCCGGCGAGTTGACCAAACTGGTGCTGGCCCGCGACGCCGTCGCCGAGCTGGACGGGCCGGTCGCCGTCGCGCAGGTGTTGCGGGAGCTGGCCTTGCGCTACAGCGACTGTTGGACCTACAGCGTCGATGGCCTCATTGGCGCCACCCCAGAGATGCTGGTGCGGGTCGACGGCGCCACGGCGCAGGCCCGGGTGCTCGCGGGAACGCTGGACCGCTCGACGGCGCCAGCGGACGATCCGCACTACCCCCACCGCGTCTTGGCTGGGGATGAAAAGCAGCGGCACGAGCACCAACTCGCCATCGACTCGCTCACCGCCGAGCTTGGCCCCCTCGTGAGCGAGATGATCGCGCCCGCCGAGCCGTTCGTGCTGCAGCTGCCGAACGTGTGGCACCTCGCCTCCGATGTGCAGGCGCACCTCACCCCGTACGACGACGGCCGCACGCCGTCGGCCTTGGACCTCGCCGAGGTGCTCCACCCCACGGCGGCGGTGTGTGGCACCCCCACGGAGGCCGCCGCGGGGCTCATCCGACGCCTCGAGGGCATGGACCGCGGGCGCTATGCCGGCCCGGTGGGCTGGGTGGACGCAGAGGGCAATGGCGAGTTCGGCATCGCCCTGCGCGGGGGTGTGATCGAATCCACATCATGCATTCGCCTCTATGCGGGCTGCGGGATTGTGGCGGCGTCCGATCCGGCGGCCGAACTGGCCGAATCGTGGGCCAAGATGCGCCCGATGCGCGAGGCGCTCAACCTCTAG
- a CDS encoding demethylmenaquinone methyltransferase, with translation MSRATLQKRPEEVQAMFDDVAPRYDIVNDILSLGQDRRWRKVVVDAVGAQPGESVLDLAAGTGTSSEPYADAGIHVVACDFSAGMLEVGRRRRPDIEFVEGDATNLPFEDATFDAVTISFGLRNVSDPHRALREMARVTKPGGRLVVCEFSHPSNSVFRTVYTEYLMKALPPIARKVSSNPESYVYLAESIRAWPAQNELAGWINTANWQDCRYRNLTGGIVAVHHAVKPHDGAGSTTEELTDAASPNALPESGPQRARAASEYLRRHASRRPH, from the coding sequence GTGAGCAGAGCAACGCTGCAGAAGCGCCCCGAAGAAGTCCAAGCCATGTTCGACGACGTGGCCCCGCGCTACGACATCGTCAACGACATCCTGTCCTTGGGGCAGGATCGCCGCTGGCGCAAGGTGGTGGTGGACGCCGTGGGCGCGCAACCGGGTGAGAGCGTCTTGGACCTCGCGGCCGGCACCGGCACCTCGTCGGAGCCCTATGCCGACGCAGGCATTCACGTGGTGGCGTGCGATTTCTCGGCGGGCATGCTGGAGGTCGGGCGGCGGCGTCGTCCTGACATCGAGTTCGTCGAAGGCGACGCCACGAACTTGCCGTTCGAGGACGCCACGTTTGACGCCGTCACGATCAGCTTCGGCCTGCGCAACGTCTCCGACCCGCACCGGGCGCTGCGGGAGATGGCCCGCGTGACCAAACCTGGGGGCCGGCTGGTGGTGTGCGAGTTTTCTCACCCCAGCAATTCCGTCTTCCGCACCGTGTACACCGAGTACCTGATGAAGGCGCTGCCACCGATAGCGCGCAAAGTGTCCTCCAATCCGGAGTCCTACGTGTACCTCGCCGAGTCCATCCGGGCCTGGCCCGCCCAGAACGAGCTCGCGGGCTGGATCAATACCGCGAACTGGCAGGACTGCCGTTACCGCAACCTGACCGGCGGCATCGTCGCCGTTCACCACGCCGTCAAGCCGCACGACGGCGCCGGCTCGACCACCGAGGAGCTCACCGACGCGGCCTCGCCCAACGCGCTGCCGGAGAGCGGGCCGCAGCGGGCGCGCGCCGCCTCGGAGTACCTCCGCCGCCACGCCTCCCGCCGGCCCCACTAA
- a CDS encoding polyprenyl synthetase family protein: MTESQSNWTTAGHDVPADVDLNPETAALAATIKLPAGFRAVAEDPEFGPAISDGMARVEKLLRDAVANSDPLIDATSRHLVEAGGKRIRPLLVILASLLGEGVNEDVVKAAAVCELTHLATLYHDDVMDSAPYRRGTPTAHEVWGNSVAILAGDLIFARASITGSELGPEAVKIQSRTFERLCLGQLHETIGPRQGEDARAHYLQVIADKTASLLSTAGRFGSMFGRAPETVEIMAEYGERVGVAFQLADDVIDLTGGQASSGKTPGTDLREGVPTLPVLLLREAAAQHDAAAIAALELVDGDLTSDEALAAAVAAVAEHPAMQQAWDVAREWANSAVQALEPLPAGTLKESLTAFADAVVTREV; encoded by the coding sequence GTGACTGAATCGCAGAGCAACTGGACCACCGCTGGCCATGACGTGCCAGCTGATGTGGACCTGAACCCGGAGACGGCCGCGCTGGCCGCCACGATCAAGCTGCCCGCAGGGTTCCGGGCCGTGGCCGAGGACCCTGAATTCGGCCCCGCGATCTCCGACGGCATGGCTCGCGTGGAGAAACTGTTGCGTGACGCCGTCGCCAACTCGGATCCGCTCATTGACGCCACCAGCCGGCACTTGGTGGAGGCCGGCGGCAAGCGCATCCGTCCGCTGCTGGTGATTCTCGCCTCCTTGCTGGGCGAGGGCGTCAACGAGGACGTGGTCAAGGCTGCTGCGGTGTGCGAACTCACGCATTTGGCCACCCTGTACCACGATGACGTGATGGACTCGGCGCCGTACCGCCGGGGCACCCCGACCGCGCATGAGGTGTGGGGTAATTCGGTGGCGATTCTGGCCGGAGACCTGATCTTTGCCCGCGCCTCGATCACCGGTAGCGAGCTGGGACCCGAGGCCGTGAAGATTCAGTCGCGCACGTTCGAACGGCTCTGCCTGGGGCAATTGCACGAGACGATTGGCCCGCGTCAGGGTGAGGACGCCCGCGCGCACTACCTGCAGGTCATCGCGGACAAGACGGCTTCCCTGCTGTCCACGGCGGGCCGCTTCGGTTCCATGTTTGGCCGCGCCCCGGAGACGGTGGAGATCATGGCCGAGTACGGCGAGCGGGTGGGTGTGGCCTTCCAGCTGGCGGATGACGTGATTGACCTGACGGGCGGTCAGGCGAGCTCCGGTAAGACGCCGGGTACGGACCTGCGTGAGGGCGTGCCGACGCTGCCCGTCTTGCTGCTGCGTGAGGCCGCCGCCCAGCACGACGCCGCCGCGATCGCGGCGCTGGAGCTCGTCGACGGGGACCTGACCAGTGACGAAGCGTTGGCCGCCGCCGTCGCCGCTGTTGCGGAGCACCCCGCCATGCAGCAGGCGTGGGACGTGGCCCGCGAGTGGGCCAATAGCGCCGTCCAGGCGCTGGAGCCGCTGCCGGCTGGCACGCTCAAGGAGTCGCTCACGGCGTTTGCGGACGCCGTCGTCACCCGGGAGGTCTAA
- a CDS encoding nuclear transport factor 2-like protein, with the protein MDLDLPAGCGNAPRVGIVADVVAAWASNDGASLGAALDPEATWSVAGCDAAARAGLATVLSEIIPAAAAPGEAVQLDFSDIMTHGRLASCLGTLTLSSGVALEFSHHVRFRSAGKTAPVVSVRTFLHPVGAR; encoded by the coding sequence ATGGACCTCGACCTGCCGGCCGGATGTGGCAACGCCCCGCGGGTGGGGATCGTGGCCGACGTCGTGGCTGCGTGGGCGAGCAACGACGGCGCATCCCTCGGCGCCGCTCTGGATCCGGAGGCCACGTGGTCCGTGGCCGGGTGTGATGCGGCGGCCCGCGCGGGGCTGGCGACGGTCCTCTCCGAGATCATTCCCGCCGCGGCGGCTCCGGGTGAGGCCGTGCAACTGGACTTTTCAGACATCATGACCCACGGCCGGCTGGCCAGTTGCCTCGGTACGCTCACGCTGTCCTCCGGGGTGGCGCTGGAGTTCTCTCACCACGTCCGCTTCCGTAGTGCGGGCAAGACGGCGCCGGTGGTTTCCGTCCGCACGTTCCTGCATCCCGTGGGCGCTCGCTAG
- a CDS encoding HIT family protein gives MMERFWPSHAPADYQCPFCELLSGSIDSPTNLCALTDLVWRGDAAAIIMACDGFGPYGGHAMVIPTGHFESLYDLPDDVAAATIRATRAAALAMKLAWQPEGTSTRQHNEPSGNQHVWHYHQHVFPRYGDDMLYRQVRHRVPVAERARKARELSRALEQLGFSG, from the coding sequence ATGATGGAACGGTTCTGGCCCTCCCACGCGCCGGCCGACTACCAGTGCCCGTTTTGCGAGCTGCTTTCCGGCAGCATCGACTCCCCCACCAACCTGTGCGCGCTGACGGACCTCGTGTGGCGAGGTGACGCCGCCGCCATCATCATGGCTTGCGACGGCTTCGGCCCGTACGGAGGGCACGCCATGGTCATTCCCACGGGTCACTTCGAGTCCCTCTACGACCTCCCGGACGACGTCGCCGCGGCAACGATCCGTGCGACGCGCGCAGCCGCGTTGGCGATGAAGCTGGCTTGGCAGCCCGAGGGCACGTCCACGCGCCAACACAACGAGCCCTCCGGGAATCAGCACGTATGGCACTACCACCAGCACGTTTTCCCGCGCTATGGCGATGACATGCTCTACCGGCAGGTCCGCCACCGGGTGCCGGTAGCAGAGCGCGCACGCAAGGCGCGCGAACTCTCCCGGGCTCTGGAACAGCTTGGTTTTTCGGGCTAG